A genome region from Chitinivibrionales bacterium includes the following:
- a CDS encoding site-specific DNA-methyltransferase, which yields MQTTHKIITADSRKLDSIPDNSIDLVVTSPPYPMIRMWDEIFSALSSDTKKALEKENGDLAFETMHKELDKTWKEAYRVLKDGSFACVNIGDAVRTIGGRFKLYSNHSRIITSFRNLGFDCLPVILWRKQTNAPNKFMGSGMLPSGAYVTLEHEYILIFRKGAKKIFKSEESKQRRMESAFFREERNTWFSDVWDFKGTTQRLVHSDLRERSGAYPLELAYRLINMYSLYGDTVLDPFLGTGTTMLAALACARNSIGVEIDKAFSRVVLDQTYNSQKIANSLLAQRIIKHRKFVDNRLSQQKGLKYKNIPHGFPVMTRQEVQLCLKRVSDMRKDRKGTIITEYENLGEMKAD from the coding sequence ATGCAAACAACGCATAAAATCATTACAGCGGACTCCCGCAAATTGGACTCTATACCCGACAACAGCATCGACCTTGTTGTCACTTCACCCCCTTATCCAATGATCCGGATGTGGGATGAGATCTTTTCCGCACTCTCCAGCGACACGAAAAAGGCGTTAGAAAAAGAAAACGGTGATCTGGCCTTTGAAACCATGCACAAAGAGCTTGACAAAACATGGAAAGAGGCGTATCGGGTACTTAAAGACGGCTCCTTTGCCTGCGTTAATATCGGTGATGCTGTCCGGACAATTGGCGGCAGGTTCAAACTCTACTCGAACCATTCGAGAATAATAACCTCATTCCGCAATCTCGGATTCGATTGCCTTCCGGTAATACTCTGGCGAAAGCAGACCAATGCTCCCAACAAATTCATGGGTTCGGGCATGCTTCCCTCGGGGGCATATGTCACTCTGGAACACGAATACATTCTCATTTTCCGTAAAGGAGCGAAAAAGATATTCAAATCCGAAGAGTCTAAGCAGCGCCGTATGGAAAGCGCTTTTTTCCGGGAAGAGCGCAATACCTGGTTTTCGGATGTCTGGGATTTCAAAGGCACGACACAAAGGCTTGTCCATAGCGATTTACGCGAGCGAAGCGGGGCCTATCCGCTTGAACTGGCATACCGGCTGATCAATATGTATTCGCTCTACGGCGATACGGTATTAGATCCTTTTCTGGGAACCGGCACAACCATGCTCGCAGCGCTTGCCTGCGCAAGAAACAGCATTGGAGTCGAAATAGACAAAGCCTTTTCCCGAGTTGTTCTCGATCAGACGTATAATTCACAGAAAATCGCAAACTCTTTGCTGGCGCAACGGATAATAAAACACCGGAAATTCGTTGACAATCGCCTCTCGCAACAGAAGGGATTGAAATATAAAAATATTCCGCATGGATTTCCGGTGATGACCAGGCAGGAGGTGCAGCTTTGCCTTAAGAGAGTCAGTGATATGAGGAAAGATCGTAAAGGTACAATTATCACTGAATATGAAAATCTGGGTGAGATGAAAGCTGATTGA
- a CDS encoding addiction module toxin, HicA family — MSKLPAIKPRFAIRALKKAGYKIDHQTGSYVILEKPGHPSIITVPMHNIDLKKGTLKAILKQAGLSNDDFLNLI, encoded by the coding sequence ATGAGCAAACTTCCTGCAATAAAACCCCGTTTTGCAATAAGGGCTTTAAAAAAGGCGGGATACAAAATCGACCATCAGACCGGAAGCTATGTAATTCTTGAAAAACCGGGCCACCCATCAATAATTACAGTCCCAATGCATAATATAGACCTGAAAAAAGGGACTTTGAAAGCTATTTTAAAGCAGGCTGGTTTGAGCAATGATGATTTCCTGAATCTGATTTGA
- a CDS encoding HD domain-containing protein, translating into MIKEPHLTLFDLAICLSDAADLVCPALVNHHKQVAYIASVIGAEMGLDDERRKDLVLAGAVHDMGALSLSERLETMSFDIGDVSEHAEVGYTLLRLFEPLRRIADIVRRHHCCWNKGAGSENDGEPVLLESHIIHAADRIAICIDYERGILGQADEIKEKISAQRGCMFHPEVLDAFLAAAEKEYFWLDSVSPTAYRILRQKVRMKTLTLSIGQLNELARFFARIIDFRSRFTATHSAGVAATAAALARFAGFSQRECEYMRIAGYLHDLGKLAIPREILEKPGKLDKEEFDVVRAHTYYTYRILDTLEDFDTINTWGAFHHERLNGKGYPFHHTGDVLSLGSRIMGVSDIFTAVSEDRPYRPGMPPDQVSSVLKTMTANGSIDPFVVSLLEKHRTQIDEARREVQIESQKMYRDVIEMPLSAAGKKQK; encoded by the coding sequence GTGATCAAAGAACCTCACCTCACCCTTTTCGATCTGGCAATATGCCTCTCCGATGCAGCCGATCTGGTCTGCCCGGCACTGGTAAATCATCATAAGCAGGTCGCCTATATTGCATCGGTAATTGGTGCGGAGATGGGGCTCGATGATGAACGGCGGAAAGATCTGGTGCTTGCCGGGGCCGTACACGATATGGGAGCGCTGTCCCTGAGCGAGCGTCTGGAAACCATGTCCTTTGATATCGGTGATGTAAGCGAACATGCTGAGGTGGGTTATACGCTGCTGCGGCTGTTTGAGCCGTTGCGGAGGATTGCCGATATAGTACGGCGTCATCACTGCTGCTGGAACAAAGGAGCAGGAAGCGAAAATGATGGTGAACCGGTCTTGCTCGAGAGCCATATCATTCATGCAGCCGACCGTATTGCAATTTGTATCGATTATGAGCGGGGAATTTTAGGGCAGGCCGATGAAATCAAAGAAAAAATATCCGCTCAACGGGGATGCATGTTTCATCCGGAGGTACTCGATGCGTTCCTGGCTGCCGCGGAGAAGGAGTATTTCTGGCTCGATTCCGTTTCACCGACAGCGTACCGGATTCTCCGTCAGAAAGTTCGCATGAAAACACTGACTCTTAGCATAGGGCAATTAAACGAGCTGGCCCGTTTCTTTGCCCGCATCATCGATTTCCGGAGTAGATTCACGGCAACCCATTCGGCCGGCGTTGCCGCAACAGCGGCTGCACTGGCCCGATTTGCCGGGTTCTCACAACGGGAGTGCGAGTATATGCGGATTGCAGGATATCTTCACGACCTCGGCAAACTCGCAATCCCCAGAGAAATCCTCGAAAAACCGGGAAAGCTCGACAAAGAGGAATTCGATGTGGTGCGTGCCCATACATATTACACCTACCGAATCCTTGACACACTCGAAGATTTCGATACGATCAACACCTGGGGGGCCTTTCATCATGAACGGCTCAACGGGAAAGGCTATCCATTCCATCATACCGGCGACGTCCTCTCTCTGGGCTCGCGTATCATGGGCGTATCGGATATATTTACCGCCGTTTCCGAAGACCGCCCCTATCGCCCGGGAATGCCGCCCGACCAGGTAAGCAGCGTGCTGAAAACCATGACCGCAAACGGCTCGATCGATCCGTTTGTTGTGTCGCTCCTGGAAAAACACCGCACTCAAATCGATGAAGCACGGCGAGAGGTCCAGATAGAATCGCAGAAGATGTATCGGGATGTTATTGAAATGCCACTATCTGCAGCGGGAAAAAAGCAAAAATAG
- a CDS encoding type II toxin-antitoxin system HicB family antitoxin produces the protein MRLEIVLEPQEEGGYTVTVPALPGCVSEGESKKEALENSKDAIKGYLKCYHEKIKRENPSAEIVNIAVAV, from the coding sequence ATGCGTTTGGAAATAGTTCTTGAGCCCCAGGAAGAAGGCGGTTATACGGTAACCGTTCCTGCTTTGCCGGGTTGTGTAAGCGAAGGCGAGAGCAAAAAGGAAGCGCTGGAGAATAGTAAAGATGCAATTAAGGGTTATCTCAAGTGCTATCACGAGAAAATCAAGCGGGAGAATCCTTCTGCAGAAATTGTCAATATTGCTGTTGCCGTATGA